The stretch of DNA GGCGAAAGCCACAGGACGTGGCGTTTTGAGCGTGATTGGTTCAACTAACCATCAGTGAGGGATGAAAAAACCCCACTGATGAGAGTTTCACTTTATTTAAAATTTGATTTAAACCTTTCCTACAAGAAATTGTGATATAATTTTCGAATATAAAAGGAAGAGGAGTATACAATGAATCAAACTTTTTCAAGAAAAGGTAAAATTAAGCAACTGCTCATTATTCTAATTCCAATACTAATTACTCAGCTTGCGATGTTTTCGATGAATTTCTTTGACACAATGATGTCTGGCCACTACAGTTCAAAAGATTTAGCAGGTGTTGCTATCGGTTCCTCATTATGGATGCCCGTCTTCACTGGATTAAGCGGAATATTGTTAGCTGTTACGCCAATTGTGGCTCAAAGCTACGGTGGCAGAAAACGTGAGGAAGTAGCATTTTCAGTCATTCAAGGTGTCTATCTTGCTATAATCATGGCGATAATTGTCTTGATTGCAGGAGGATTAGCCCTTAATCCCATTTTAAGCACAATGAAGCTGGAAACGATCGTTCACGAAAAGGCGCACGATTACTTAGTTGCATTAAGCTACGGTATCATTCCATTATTCATATATAATGTTATTCGTTCATTTATTGATGCTTTAGGTAAAACTCGAGTAACAATGTTGATTACTTTATTGGCATTACCGATAAATATTATCTTTAATTATTTATTAATTTTTGGAAAACTTGGATTTCCTGAGCTAGGTGGAGTAGGTGCAGGATATGCAACTGCTATTACTTATTGGCTAATTACATTGATTGCTATATTTATCATTCATAAACATAGCTCTTTTTCAACTTTTGGTATATTTCAGAAGCTCTATTTTGTTTCACTATCAAAATGGAAGGAAATTCTTCTAATAGGAATTCCTATTGGCTTCGCAATCTTTTTCGAAACTAGCATATTTGCTGCTGTTACATTGTTTATGAGTAATTTCAACACAACAACGATTGCTGCTCATCAAGCAGCGCTAAATTTCGCTTCATTCTTATATATGATTCCATTAAGTATTTCAATGGCATTAACGATTGTTGTTGGATTTGAAATTGGTGCAAACCGATATAAGGATGCTAAGCAATATAGCTGGATTGGCATCACAATAGCTGTGATCATGGCATTTCTATGTGGAGTTATTTTATTTTTGCTGCGTACAGAAGTGGCCGCAATCTATACGAAAGACCTTGAAGTTGTTCAGCTTACAGCTCAATTTTTGATTTATGCGATTTTTTTTCAATTATCAGATGCGATTCAAGCACCAGTTCAGGGTGCATTAAGAGGCTACAAGGATGTTAATATCACATTTATTATGGCTCTGATCTCCTACTGGATCATTGGTCTTCCATTCGGTTATTATCTAGCTAATTATACAAGCTGGGGAGCATTTGGATACTGGATTGGTTTAATTGTCGGTTTGGCTATAGGGGCAATTTGTTTAATAAGCAGGCTTATTCATGTACAGAGGAAAAATCTTTTTATGGAGAAAAAAAACGCTGTATAAAGAAAGTGGGGAAAGGATTTTGCTTTCCCCACTTTTAATTCCTAAATACCTTTCCTAACACATCTTTTCCACCAGTGACAGGAATAATGCTTCCAGTAATGAAGTCAGATTTATTATCTATTAAAAAAGAAATGACCCTTGCAATATCTTCACCTGTTCCCGGCCTGCCAATTGGTGTATTTTGATCAATCTTTCCTGTGGCTTGAATAATGTCTCTTTCCTTCCAAGCACCAGTAATATC from Cytobacillus dafuensis encodes:
- a CDS encoding MATE family efflux transporter, with the protein product MNQTFSRKGKIKQLLIILIPILITQLAMFSMNFFDTMMSGHYSSKDLAGVAIGSSLWMPVFTGLSGILLAVTPIVAQSYGGRKREEVAFSVIQGVYLAIIMAIIVLIAGGLALNPILSTMKLETIVHEKAHDYLVALSYGIIPLFIYNVIRSFIDALGKTRVTMLITLLALPINIIFNYLLIFGKLGFPELGGVGAGYATAITYWLITLIAIFIIHKHSSFSTFGIFQKLYFVSLSKWKEILLIGIPIGFAIFFETSIFAAVTLFMSNFNTTTIAAHQAALNFASFLYMIPLSISMALTIVVGFEIGANRYKDAKQYSWIGITIAVIMAFLCGVILFLLRTEVAAIYTKDLEVVQLTAQFLIYAIFFQLSDAIQAPVQGALRGYKDVNITFIMALISYWIIGLPFGYYLANYTSWGAFGYWIGLIVGLAIGAICLISRLIHVQRKNLFMEKKNAV